One Oncorhynchus keta strain PuntledgeMale-10-30-2019 chromosome 22, Oket_V2, whole genome shotgun sequence DNA window includes the following coding sequences:
- the LOC118400973 gene encoding suppressor of tumorigenicity 7 protein homolog isoform X1, protein MMPFNAPGPAMFGTESSLSMFLNTLTPKFYVALTGTSSLISGLILIFEWWYFRKYGTSFIEQVSVSHLRPLLGGVDNSSPTNSNSSNGDADSNRQSVSECKVWRNPLNLFRGAEYNRYTWVTGREPLTYYDMNLSAQDHQTFFTCDSDHLRPADAIMQKAWRERNPQARISAAHEALELEDCATAYILLAEEEATTIVEAEKLFKQAVKAGEGCYRRSQQLQHHGAQYEAQHRRDTNVLVYIKRRLAMCSRKLGRTREAVKMMRDLMKEFPLLSMFNIHENLLESLLELQNYADVQAVLAKYDDISLPKSATICYTAALLKARAVSDKFSPEAASRRGLSTAEMNAVEAIHRAVEFNPHVPKYLLEMKSLILPPEHILKRGDSEAIAYAFFHLQHWKRVEGALNLLHCTWEGTFRMIPYPLEKGHLFYPYPICTETADRELLPTVFHEVSVYPKKELPFFILFTAGLCSFTAMLALLTHQFPELMGVFAKAFLSTLFAPLNFIMEKVESILPSSLWHQLTRI, encoded by the exons TAAGCATGTTTCTGAACACCCTAACCCCCAAGTTCTACGTGGCTTTGACGGGGACCTCCTCCTTGATATCTGGACTCATACTG ATATTTGAGTGGTGGTACTTCAGGAAGTACGGTACTTCCTTCATCGAGCAGGTGTCAGTGAGCCACCTGCGCCCTCTGCTGGGCGGCGTGGACAACAGCTCCCCAACCAACTCCAACAGCAGTAACGGCGACGCAGACTCCAACCGACAGAGTGTGTCTG AATGTAAAGTATGGCGAAATCCACTGAATTTATTTCGAGGGGCGGAGTATAACCG GTATACGTGGGTGACGGGCCGAGAGCCACTCACGTACTACGACATGAATCTCTCGGCACAAGACCACCAGACCTTCTTCACATGTGACTCGGACCACCTCCGGCCAGCTGACGCCA TAATGCAGAAagcgtggagagagaggaacccaCAGGCACGCATCTCTGCCGCACACGAAGCCCTTGAACTAGAGGA cTGTGCGACAGCATACATCCTGCTGGCAGAGGAGGAGGCAACCACCATCGTAGAGGCAGAGAAGCTCTTCAAACAGGCCGTGAAGGCAGGAGAAGGTTGCTACAGACGCAGCCAACAGCTTCAACACCACGGAGCGCAGTATGAGGCACAGCACA GAAGGGACACCAATGTTCTGGTATACATTAAGAGGAGACTGGCCATGTGCTCTAGAAAGCTGGGACGAACCAGAGAAGCTGTCAAAATGATGAGAGAC TTAATGAAGGAGTTCCCTCTCCTCAGTATGTTCAATATCCATGAGAACCTGCTGGAGTCGCTGCTAGAGCTACAGAACTACGCAGACGTACAGGCCGTACTAGCCAAGTACGacg ATATTAGTTTACCCAAATCTGCAACAATATGCTACACAGCAGCTTTGCTCAAAGCCAGGGCGGTATCGGACAA GTTTTCTCCAGAGGCAGCGTCAAGACGAGGGTTGAGTACAGCAGAGATGAATGCTGTAGAAGCCATACACAGAGCTGTGGAGTTCAACCCACACGTCCCCAAA TACCTGTTAGAAATGAAAAGTTTAATACTGCCTCCAGAGCACATTCTGAAGCGAGGAGACAGTGAGGCCATAGCCTACGCCTTCTTTCACCTGCAGCACTGGAAGAGGGTGGAGGGGGCCCTTAACCTGCTCCACTGTACTTGGGAGGGCa CTTTTAGAATGATCCCCTACCCTCTGGAGAAAGGCCACCTCTTCTACCCATACCCCATCTGCACCGAGACCGCAGACAGAGAGCTGCTACCAA CAGTGTTTCATGAGGTGTCGGTGTACCCTAAGAAGGAACTGCCATTCTTCATCTTGTTCACGgctggtctctgttccttcaCCGCCATGCTGGCCCTCCTTACACACCAGTTCCCCGAGCTCATGGGAGTCTTCGCTAAAGCC ttTCTTAGCACCCTGTTTGCTCCTCTGAACTTCATCATGGAGAAAGTGGAGAGCATCCTGCCATCCAGTCTGTGGCATCAGCTCACACGCATCTGA
- the LOC118400973 gene encoding suppressor of tumorigenicity 7 protein homolog isoform X2 yields MFGTESSLSMFLNTLTPKFYVALTGTSSLISGLILIFEWWYFRKYGTSFIEQVSVSHLRPLLGGVDNSSPTNSNSSNGDADSNRQSVSECKVWRNPLNLFRGAEYNRYTWVTGREPLTYYDMNLSAQDHQTFFTCDSDHLRPADAIMQKAWRERNPQARISAAHEALELEDCATAYILLAEEEATTIVEAEKLFKQAVKAGEGCYRRSQQLQHHGAQYEAQHRRDTNVLVYIKRRLAMCSRKLGRTREAVKMMRDLMKEFPLLSMFNIHENLLESLLELQNYADVQAVLAKYDDISLPKSATICYTAALLKARAVSDKFSPEAASRRGLSTAEMNAVEAIHRAVEFNPHVPKYLLEMKSLILPPEHILKRGDSEAIAYAFFHLQHWKRVEGALNLLHCTWEGTFRMIPYPLEKGHLFYPYPICTETADRELLPTVFHEVSVYPKKELPFFILFTAGLCSFTAMLALLTHQFPELMGVFAKAFLSTLFAPLNFIMEKVESILPSSLWHQLTRI; encoded by the exons TAAGCATGTTTCTGAACACCCTAACCCCCAAGTTCTACGTGGCTTTGACGGGGACCTCCTCCTTGATATCTGGACTCATACTG ATATTTGAGTGGTGGTACTTCAGGAAGTACGGTACTTCCTTCATCGAGCAGGTGTCAGTGAGCCACCTGCGCCCTCTGCTGGGCGGCGTGGACAACAGCTCCCCAACCAACTCCAACAGCAGTAACGGCGACGCAGACTCCAACCGACAGAGTGTGTCTG AATGTAAAGTATGGCGAAATCCACTGAATTTATTTCGAGGGGCGGAGTATAACCG GTATACGTGGGTGACGGGCCGAGAGCCACTCACGTACTACGACATGAATCTCTCGGCACAAGACCACCAGACCTTCTTCACATGTGACTCGGACCACCTCCGGCCAGCTGACGCCA TAATGCAGAAagcgtggagagagaggaacccaCAGGCACGCATCTCTGCCGCACACGAAGCCCTTGAACTAGAGGA cTGTGCGACAGCATACATCCTGCTGGCAGAGGAGGAGGCAACCACCATCGTAGAGGCAGAGAAGCTCTTCAAACAGGCCGTGAAGGCAGGAGAAGGTTGCTACAGACGCAGCCAACAGCTTCAACACCACGGAGCGCAGTATGAGGCACAGCACA GAAGGGACACCAATGTTCTGGTATACATTAAGAGGAGACTGGCCATGTGCTCTAGAAAGCTGGGACGAACCAGAGAAGCTGTCAAAATGATGAGAGAC TTAATGAAGGAGTTCCCTCTCCTCAGTATGTTCAATATCCATGAGAACCTGCTGGAGTCGCTGCTAGAGCTACAGAACTACGCAGACGTACAGGCCGTACTAGCCAAGTACGacg ATATTAGTTTACCCAAATCTGCAACAATATGCTACACAGCAGCTTTGCTCAAAGCCAGGGCGGTATCGGACAA GTTTTCTCCAGAGGCAGCGTCAAGACGAGGGTTGAGTACAGCAGAGATGAATGCTGTAGAAGCCATACACAGAGCTGTGGAGTTCAACCCACACGTCCCCAAA TACCTGTTAGAAATGAAAAGTTTAATACTGCCTCCAGAGCACATTCTGAAGCGAGGAGACAGTGAGGCCATAGCCTACGCCTTCTTTCACCTGCAGCACTGGAAGAGGGTGGAGGGGGCCCTTAACCTGCTCCACTGTACTTGGGAGGGCa CTTTTAGAATGATCCCCTACCCTCTGGAGAAAGGCCACCTCTTCTACCCATACCCCATCTGCACCGAGACCGCAGACAGAGAGCTGCTACCAA CAGTGTTTCATGAGGTGTCGGTGTACCCTAAGAAGGAACTGCCATTCTTCATCTTGTTCACGgctggtctctgttccttcaCCGCCATGCTGGCCCTCCTTACACACCAGTTCCCCGAGCTCATGGGAGTCTTCGCTAAAGCC ttTCTTAGCACCCTGTTTGCTCCTCTGAACTTCATCATGGAGAAAGTGGAGAGCATCCTGCCATCCAGTCTGTGGCATCAGCTCACACGCATCTGA
- the LOC118400973 gene encoding suppressor of tumorigenicity 7 protein homolog isoform X3: MFLNTLTPKFYVALTGTSSLISGLILIFEWWYFRKYGTSFIEQVSVSHLRPLLGGVDNSSPTNSNSSNGDADSNRQSVSECKVWRNPLNLFRGAEYNRYTWVTGREPLTYYDMNLSAQDHQTFFTCDSDHLRPADAIMQKAWRERNPQARISAAHEALELEDCATAYILLAEEEATTIVEAEKLFKQAVKAGEGCYRRSQQLQHHGAQYEAQHRRDTNVLVYIKRRLAMCSRKLGRTREAVKMMRDLMKEFPLLSMFNIHENLLESLLELQNYADVQAVLAKYDDISLPKSATICYTAALLKARAVSDKFSPEAASRRGLSTAEMNAVEAIHRAVEFNPHVPKYLLEMKSLILPPEHILKRGDSEAIAYAFFHLQHWKRVEGALNLLHCTWEGTFRMIPYPLEKGHLFYPYPICTETADRELLPTVFHEVSVYPKKELPFFILFTAGLCSFTAMLALLTHQFPELMGVFAKAFLSTLFAPLNFIMEKVESILPSSLWHQLTRI, encoded by the exons ATGTTTCTGAACACCCTAACCCCCAAGTTCTACGTGGCTTTGACGGGGACCTCCTCCTTGATATCTGGACTCATACTG ATATTTGAGTGGTGGTACTTCAGGAAGTACGGTACTTCCTTCATCGAGCAGGTGTCAGTGAGCCACCTGCGCCCTCTGCTGGGCGGCGTGGACAACAGCTCCCCAACCAACTCCAACAGCAGTAACGGCGACGCAGACTCCAACCGACAGAGTGTGTCTG AATGTAAAGTATGGCGAAATCCACTGAATTTATTTCGAGGGGCGGAGTATAACCG GTATACGTGGGTGACGGGCCGAGAGCCACTCACGTACTACGACATGAATCTCTCGGCACAAGACCACCAGACCTTCTTCACATGTGACTCGGACCACCTCCGGCCAGCTGACGCCA TAATGCAGAAagcgtggagagagaggaacccaCAGGCACGCATCTCTGCCGCACACGAAGCCCTTGAACTAGAGGA cTGTGCGACAGCATACATCCTGCTGGCAGAGGAGGAGGCAACCACCATCGTAGAGGCAGAGAAGCTCTTCAAACAGGCCGTGAAGGCAGGAGAAGGTTGCTACAGACGCAGCCAACAGCTTCAACACCACGGAGCGCAGTATGAGGCACAGCACA GAAGGGACACCAATGTTCTGGTATACATTAAGAGGAGACTGGCCATGTGCTCTAGAAAGCTGGGACGAACCAGAGAAGCTGTCAAAATGATGAGAGAC TTAATGAAGGAGTTCCCTCTCCTCAGTATGTTCAATATCCATGAGAACCTGCTGGAGTCGCTGCTAGAGCTACAGAACTACGCAGACGTACAGGCCGTACTAGCCAAGTACGacg ATATTAGTTTACCCAAATCTGCAACAATATGCTACACAGCAGCTTTGCTCAAAGCCAGGGCGGTATCGGACAA GTTTTCTCCAGAGGCAGCGTCAAGACGAGGGTTGAGTACAGCAGAGATGAATGCTGTAGAAGCCATACACAGAGCTGTGGAGTTCAACCCACACGTCCCCAAA TACCTGTTAGAAATGAAAAGTTTAATACTGCCTCCAGAGCACATTCTGAAGCGAGGAGACAGTGAGGCCATAGCCTACGCCTTCTTTCACCTGCAGCACTGGAAGAGGGTGGAGGGGGCCCTTAACCTGCTCCACTGTACTTGGGAGGGCa CTTTTAGAATGATCCCCTACCCTCTGGAGAAAGGCCACCTCTTCTACCCATACCCCATCTGCACCGAGACCGCAGACAGAGAGCTGCTACCAA CAGTGTTTCATGAGGTGTCGGTGTACCCTAAGAAGGAACTGCCATTCTTCATCTTGTTCACGgctggtctctgttccttcaCCGCCATGCTGGCCCTCCTTACACACCAGTTCCCCGAGCTCATGGGAGTCTTCGCTAAAGCC ttTCTTAGCACCCTGTTTGCTCCTCTGAACTTCATCATGGAGAAAGTGGAGAGCATCCTGCCATCCAGTCTGTGGCATCAGCTCACACGCATCTGA
- the LOC118400971 gene encoding protein Wnt-2-like isoform X1, whose protein sequence is MNLLPSGKCFYLSVVICWLTSRVGGSLWYMGTLGSQVMCDNIPGLVNKQRQLCRQHPNIMQAIGAGIKDWIGECQHQFQNHRWNCNTIERDHNVFGRLLLRSSREAAFVYAISSAGVVHTLTRACSQGELQSCSCDPTKKGSSQDAKGAFDWGGCSDHVEHAMRFSQAFVDAKERKERDARALMNLHNNRAGRKAVKRLMSLECKCHGVSGSCSVRTCWLALADFRRTGDHLRRRYNGAVQVVMNQYGTGFTTAQRHLKRPSKNDLVYFEDSPDYCIRDQESGSVGTGGRVCNRTSRGVDSCEVMCCGRGYDTSHLSRNTKCECKFHWCCAVHCRDCKLDVDVHTCKAQT, encoded by the exons ATGAATTTATTGCCAAGtggaaaatgtttttatttatctgtAGTAATCTGCTGGCTAACGTCAAGGGTCGGCGGATCTTTATG GTACATGGGAACCCTTGGTTCGCAAGTGATGTGCGACAACATCCCAGGGTTAGTCAACAAACAGCGGCAGCTGTGCCGCCAGCATCCCAACATTATGCAGGCGATCGGAGCCGGGATTAAAGACTGGATCGGGGAGTGCCAACATCAGTTTCAGAACCACCGCTGGAACTGCAATACCATAGAGCGAGACCACAATGTGTTCGGACGCCTACTGCTGCGTA GCAGTCGTGAAGCAGCCTTTGTGTACGCCATCTCCTCGGCCGGGGTGGTCCACACCCTGACCCGAGCCTGCAGCCAGGGAGAGCTGCAGTCGTGCTCCTGCGACCCCACCAAGAAGGGCTCGTCCCAGGACGCCAAGGGGGCGTTCGACTGGGGCGGCTGCAGTGACCACGTGGAGCACGCCATGAGGTTCAGCCAGGCCTTTGTAGATGCCAAAGAGCGGAAGGAGCGAGATGCCAGGGCTCTGATGAACCTTCACAACAACCGCGCCGGGAGGAAG gCAGTGAAGCGATTAATGTCTCTGGAGTGTAAGTGTCACGGCGTGAGCGGCTCCTGCAGTGTACGGACCTGCTGGCTGGCCCTGGCCGACTTCCGCCGCACGGGCGACCATCTGCGGCGGCGCTACAACGGGGCAGTGCAGGTGGTCATGAACCAGTATGGCACGGGCTTCACCACCGCACAGCGGCATCTCAAACGGCCCAGCAAAAACGACCTGGTCTACTTCGAGGACTCGCCAGACTACTGCATACGAGACCAAGAGTCCG GTTCGGTGGGGACAGGCGGGCGGGTATGCAACCGGACATCTCGCGGCGTGGACAGCTGCGAGGTGATGTGCTGTGGCCGGGGCTACGACACATCGCACCTCAGCCGCAACACCAAGTGTGAGTGCAAGTTCCACTGGTGCTGCGCTGTACACTGCCGGGACTGCAAGCTAGATGTGGATGTGCACACCTGCAAGGCCCAGACGTGA
- the LOC118400971 gene encoding protein Wnt-2-like isoform X2: MGTLGSQVMCDNIPGLVNKQRQLCRQHPNIMQAIGAGIKDWIGECQHQFQNHRWNCNTIERDHNVFGRLLLRSSREAAFVYAISSAGVVHTLTRACSQGELQSCSCDPTKKGSSQDAKGAFDWGGCSDHVEHAMRFSQAFVDAKERKERDARALMNLHNNRAGRKAVKRLMSLECKCHGVSGSCSVRTCWLALADFRRTGDHLRRRYNGAVQVVMNQYGTGFTTAQRHLKRPSKNDLVYFEDSPDYCIRDQESGSVGTGGRVCNRTSRGVDSCEVMCCGRGYDTSHLSRNTKCECKFHWCCAVHCRDCKLDVDVHTCKAQT, translated from the exons ATGGGAACCCTTGGTTCGCAAGTGATGTGCGACAACATCCCAGGGTTAGTCAACAAACAGCGGCAGCTGTGCCGCCAGCATCCCAACATTATGCAGGCGATCGGAGCCGGGATTAAAGACTGGATCGGGGAGTGCCAACATCAGTTTCAGAACCACCGCTGGAACTGCAATACCATAGAGCGAGACCACAATGTGTTCGGACGCCTACTGCTGCGTA GCAGTCGTGAAGCAGCCTTTGTGTACGCCATCTCCTCGGCCGGGGTGGTCCACACCCTGACCCGAGCCTGCAGCCAGGGAGAGCTGCAGTCGTGCTCCTGCGACCCCACCAAGAAGGGCTCGTCCCAGGACGCCAAGGGGGCGTTCGACTGGGGCGGCTGCAGTGACCACGTGGAGCACGCCATGAGGTTCAGCCAGGCCTTTGTAGATGCCAAAGAGCGGAAGGAGCGAGATGCCAGGGCTCTGATGAACCTTCACAACAACCGCGCCGGGAGGAAG gCAGTGAAGCGATTAATGTCTCTGGAGTGTAAGTGTCACGGCGTGAGCGGCTCCTGCAGTGTACGGACCTGCTGGCTGGCCCTGGCCGACTTCCGCCGCACGGGCGACCATCTGCGGCGGCGCTACAACGGGGCAGTGCAGGTGGTCATGAACCAGTATGGCACGGGCTTCACCACCGCACAGCGGCATCTCAAACGGCCCAGCAAAAACGACCTGGTCTACTTCGAGGACTCGCCAGACTACTGCATACGAGACCAAGAGTCCG GTTCGGTGGGGACAGGCGGGCGGGTATGCAACCGGACATCTCGCGGCGTGGACAGCTGCGAGGTGATGTGCTGTGGCCGGGGCTACGACACATCGCACCTCAGCCGCAACACCAAGTGTGAGTGCAAGTTCCACTGGTGCTGCGCTGTACACTGCCGGGACTGCAAGCTAGATGTGGATGTGCACACCTGCAAGGCCCAGACGTGA